The Ananas comosus cultivar F153 linkage group 6, ASM154086v1, whole genome shotgun sequence genome segment TTGCAGCCCTTAAGTATTGGGGTGCCAGCACCAAGTTGAATTTTCCAGTTAGTGCCTGGTGCTGCATTAATTCATGTGCTTCGGTACTCTTAGGGCGAATTAGTCCTTACAACTTGCATAATTTTCAGGTTTCAGAATACGAGAAGGAATTGGAGGATGTTAAGGACATGACTCGCGAAGAATGTGTTGCATACCTCAGAAGGTATTGTAGAAGGAAACTTGATTTAGTTTCATTCTTTAGGTAAAGGCCCTCACATATAATCTTCAACTTGTGTGGCAGGAGGAGCAGTTGCTTCTCGAGGGGTGCTTCCATTTATAGAGGAGTCACAAGGTGACCTCTTTGTTTCGTTTGTTACCTATGGAAATATATCCGGCTGAAATGCAGGAAATCCCTTACAAAGTATCACATTTTACCACTTTCCACCGTGAAATTATAAAGCCTACATTTTACCTGATCTTTGCACATACTCAGGATACTTGTTGTAAGGGGATTTCCTGTAATTTCGCCGCTATACTTTTTCTACTTTGTCATTGATTATCCTTCGACTAAAACTTACATCGATGATAGAAGGCAGAAGGATGGGAGATGGCAAGCCCGTATAGGTCTGGTTGCTGATACGAGAGATATTTATCTAGGAACCTTCAGTAAGTCGGTCCCTTTGTCTAAGTCTCTAACACTGTTACTTAAGTGGTGCGAaaactgcagtttttttttttaaaatataaaaattgttaaGAGTGTTTTGTCTCACACCAGAAACAGAGGAAGAAGCAGCGGAGGCATATGATATTGCCGCCGTCGAGTTACGCGGGCGAAATGCTGTAACGAATTTCGACATCGGCAACTATATAGATAGAGGTCCCAAACGCGTAGAAGAGGCGGGGGTTCAGCAGCTCTAGTTGCTGCAGCTCTCCTTGCGAGCTGGAACAAAAACAGGTTGTCTTTGCTTAGGCCCATTAGTGCTTTGTAAGGTTGGTAGATTAGTTAAGTTTTTCCTCAGCTTAATATGGATGTAAGAAGAGGCGGCCGCAATCAAAGCTCTGATTCGCTATTATTAGAAATATGTGGCTTTAGTGGTCCTCcatgtttttaaaatttggatcaCTGCTGAGATCCAATAAGAGGCCTATGAGACATGAGGGAGTTTTCTACGTGTAACGTTCCATTTTGTAAGCATTTGAATTGTGTTGTGTATGTATCCGAACAGGTTGAGACGAGTCCAAGCTCAGTTCGAGCTTTTCTCGACTCGAAGGCGACTTGGATACTTTGTTGTCGTCTTAATATGACCTGAACATGCCGCCTTAAAAGATGGTTGCATTGCACGACGAGTTCATAGATTTTCCAGTATTTGGTTGCTTTGCTAATCGCCCACTTATGAATCAAATATCTTTTACTAGAAATTCATGGGAATGCTTATTCACCGGAAAAGAGCTTTCCGCTAGTAGTTGAATGTCTTGAACAAGCAACCCATGCAAAGTTGCAGATTTTCTCTTGAACAAGCAACCCATGCAAAGTTGCAGATTTTCTAACAAGAAATTCAGAATACCATTTCAGAAAGCCACTTGAAAAGTACACGAAACTGCCGATACCAATAAAAGTAAAAGATGAACAAGACCGTCACATGCAGACATCATGCGTCACGACTATCATGCATCTCACTACAAACGCAACGAACAATCCTCTAGTAAGAGAACTCTCTCAAGTACTCCAATTGAACTGGTCCTCGGTGCTCTTCGTCATCGTAGGATAAGAACTGAACGGGAACTAAACATATTAACAAACAGCGAACAAAGACTTCGATCTCCCAAGAGAGAGAAGTTTGGTTTGGTATCAGTATCGGTAGCCCTCATCAAAGATCGAATAATTTCCGTTCGAGGTTTCCGACTCTTTTTCTGCCTTTGCTTTCTGCTCAGCCTCGACCTCTTCCAAGATCGAGCGTCTCCTTCCCTTAGAGTTTAATCGAACTCCGGTCTGAAAGACACGCACATGGTTTTAGTCTGGCGAGTAAATGAAAAGAGAGACTTGAGTTTTACCCCTCAAAAAGGACATCATAAATCTCCTTTCAGTTTGTTGTGTTAGTTGCAAACCTCAAAAAGGAGAATGTAAAAGTGGAAAACAGAATATACCTTGCTTATGAGCTTCTCAATCGCCTCCGGTCCATTTTCTTCGATATATTTCTTCGCAGCTGATAATATGTCCTCAGGTTTACTGAAAATGTCTTTCTTACTTGGAACGTACCAGATGTTTACGGTTTGCTGGTTCACAAGCAGCGGCCTCACATAGTGCTGATAAACGTATGCAGCGCCGTTAAAGTGGGGTAAGACCAACCAGCAATTGAAGAACAGCTTCATGTAAGACCAAAACGGAAGCCTGCGACAAGCACATGCATGTAATGTAATTACGTTTTAACTCTCCCCTCTTGAGAAATATGCGGAAAGTCAGTAAAGCGATTTCAGCGAAAAGAGGAAGGCTCCTGGACAAGCACTTGCCAATCAACACATCTACATAAGCTCCAACTAGGCGTTACAAACACCCACCTACGAAGACTCGTTGTGTGAAAGTGTCACCCTCTCGATGTTTTGCGATGACATAACCTCAATAAGTGGCTTACATGTATACAAggataatacatacatatgcacTCCCAAGTTAAAAGCTTGCATATGGTTTACCATCATAAACTTTGAAACTCACAAATGTTACCATCCAAAGATCAAAAATCGCATGTATTCACTTATTATTAGATATCATCATCACTCTAAAGGGTGCAATTTGAACATTGCTAATAACGATATGCCGACTGTTTAGTGGAACATTTGCACTAAATTTGTTGGGGGAATCAACAACATGTTTCCATGTTAAGCTATAAAGCCAAGAAATGTAATGAAGGATTAATAGGTTGTACAATCAGTCAAAGAAATGGCAAAACATTTACCATTCGATTACTGGCGCAAAAGTGAGCTCGAACAGTGTAATAAATGAGTAGAGCACCCAATAAGTGAGCCATTGCTGATCATCCACAGAAGATTTTGTTTCTATAGCCTTGATTGAAGCATACCTGCGaagttattacaagtttgtATGTATGTTAAAAAATCAAGGGGTAAAATGAGATTTCGGCGTCTTACGAATACTATTTAATGATACTTACAGTGGATAAGCAAGTGTGACCAATGGCCTGCAAatacaaaaattgaaaatatagttAACAAATACAAGAAATATTAAGAGATATGATTTAGGAAAAAATAGACATAACACCAACAACAATGACTTTAGATCCTCTTATTATTGGCAAATATAAATTACCCTGGTTGTTCCAAGCAATTATATGACCTAAAAaaacctccttttttttttctataccaAGACAAAAGCATTGAATTGAGACAGGGATTGGGGAAAGGGATCCTTAAAAATGCCTCTTTTAGGGCCAATAATTGTACtaatcaaacacaaaaaaaggggaaaatcGACCTAACCCACAAATTACATTGTTGCTTAGATCATCAATCGAGGTGTGATTTCACAATGTGATAGGATTTAAATTGCACGAGCAAATAGGAAAAcctaaattaatgaaaaaaaaagtcgaATTTTTGCGGAGTGAGCGGAAAATTACCCAGCGAGAACGTCGAAATTTTGGACCAAAACCTTGAGGAAAGATCCCGATCCCGATCCCATtccaactcttcttcttcttcgatctCGATtactctcttttctttaaaatctaaaatcgcAAAGAGGATGAGTTGTTCGCTTgtccttttttttgtatttctctTTGCTTTTAGGGCATGGGAGCGAGTGCGATGTTTCTCACACTCACAACGGGAGGGGACAGTATGCGGCGGTGCGACTGGGCTCATAGAAATTTCTATGCGGGCGATTCTGGAAGGTtattcgaggaaagttgagaATGAATTAGTGAATATccagaaaaattaattaattatttagtgtacaatttggttaaaaaaagcattattagataaaaattgCTTGATTATAATCGATAAGCAATCAATGATATGATAACTTGTAAAATTGGAAATATTAGACCAGGATGATTTTTTGGTATTTGATGATATTAATTGATTCGAAATATATACTAAAATTTACTCAATATTCGGCTTTTtaccaaaaatagaaaaaggaaaaagaagatcattgaaaagatttttttttaataatttatttttgctttGCAAACAAAATTAACACATAGTATACATTGACTCTTTAGTGGTCCtactcaaaataaaatacattggTATAATTAAAATTCTTGTAAAAATTTGAACTAGCAAAATGGTTCATTTCATTTCCTTGATTCCAAGGCTTTTTGGGAACAATTCTATGACATAAAACTACAGGATTATACATTGCATTAGTCCCAAATAAGTATATACAATACTACTAGAACCATTGATGGACAACTAAAAAAGAAACAcacaacaaagagaaaaaactaAGCATCCTGAAGCAACATGTATTACACCAACTCCTTCCTCATCAAAATCTCAATTATATGTCCCCGCAGTTATCGTATTCGATCCGATGCTTCTTTAACCTCTTTTAAGCAACCAAGGTTCGCATTTAAACTATGGCTTGCTCGCGTTTGAGCCTTCGTGGGCCGCTGTTTGGTGCTTGGAGAGGAGCTCCAGAGGCCAGGAATCTGACGGGCTCGGGTACCTCGGATGCGGCCGGCTCACAATGGAGGGAGGATTGGGCGGGGCTGACGTGTTTTCTGCATCGGTGAAGGGATGGGGCTCTTGTTGGATTGGAATGACGTAGAGCGGCCCGATTGGTTGGTCTTGCATTTGCGTCGATCTGCTTGTGGGCTGATCTGAATCAGAAGAGTGCGTCTTCTCGCGAAGCTCATCCTGCAGTCTCTCGATCTCGACCTCGAGCATGCTGTTTTCATCTCTCAGCTCATCTGTCTCGACAGTAAcctatttttgtttaaattgtTTAGAACGGATCTGTAAGTCTATATATTCCTGGTTGCAATAAATTTTCGTCGGagtatcaaaatttaagatACAGAGAGACAGTACAGTAGGCTTTTCACCAACTTACATAGCGAGATTCAGCAAGCAGAACCGCGTTTTCCTTTTTGAGAGCTTCCAACTGCACAGTGAGATCTCGTAGTAATCGAGTGGTAGTGTTCAATATACAGGCTTTACCATTGTTCTGCTGAGACGGTTCTGTAATAGAAATTTGGTTTTCTCAGAATAGCATGCTACAAGTTAAAAATGCTAAGAAAGTGAAATAGCCATCAGTGAGGAAAAAGGATAATGTTACTTGGTTCAAGTCACTAGAACAGTAaccaactaatatatatatatatatatatatatatatatatatatatatatatatatatagaattatgctaccatactatcaatagtatatatatatatatacattaaaagCAGGTTCTTATGAGACAAATTAGGGGCCGAGTTTTACCGATTGCATGACCTAGCTCCAGAAAAAGCTCATTCATGTGACTGCGTTTCATCTTCTCTCTTTTAGCTTTGTGCTCTTTCGTTGGAACTCTCATGCTCCTCTTTTTGACGGTTGACCTGCATCGCGACTCATTTCAGGTATTAAAGTTGAAATGCAAGCAAGAAATGACAATGCAAAACAAGTATCGCAACACACAGAGATCAGAGAGCTGTGATATGCAAAGTACACTAACAAGTCTAAGATGGTCAAAGGAATAATGCAAGGTTTGAAATTAATAGGGACTTAGAATAGGTTCGACATCAGACATTTTCTCCACACGAAGATTATCTCTTCCGTATGCTTACACAATCCAAGTAGTGTGGGATTATATTCCAACTCCCAATTGAAAATAAACTGGTATATTATTATCGGTTTCGACTTTTTGAATAAGCCTAGTCCAACGCAAATTACATTTACAAGCAACTATGTCAAAAACCGGTCATATCAATGTCCGAAATCAACATCGAAAGGTCATATGCACAAATCACTGAGCCGTGACCCGCAACAATAAATAGGCAATGTATCAAGCATTCGATAGTCGTAGCAATTCTAGCTAAGAGTTTCGTTCGAGTATTTGAGTTGATATAAGCAAAGGTAATAACATATTGCCGGAACAACCATAATTGGCCGTGACAGCAAACATACTACGAAATCGAACAAAAATACGCAATTATGGTTAACTTTAGCTTGCGTAATTGaaggatgtatatatatatatatatatgtacttacAACAATTGCATCAATTAATTGATTTAACTCCTTTTAAATAAACAACAGAGGAAAAAGAAGCATGTGCAGTTTTAAGAAAAAGATCTCACCCTTTTTCAGCTGTAATATCTGCATCATTGGCCACAGATGAGGGCGATTTCGTAACCATTGCGAAGTAGAATATCTGCAAGAATAAGaaataaacttcaaaaaaataataataataatttaacaccCAAAATGATGTAATATTCTAGAGTCCCTTAACAATCCAAAGGAGcaatttttctccaaatttCAGAGATTTTAACTCTCAAATAGCAAGTCAAAAGAAgaacgaaaccctaaccctggatttcgaaaaaaaaaaaaaaaaaaagcacatggAATTACCGAACCAAAGAGCACACAATTCACAATGGAGCAAGCAAAAATAGCTAAAATCAGAgagaatgtaaaaaaaaaaaaaaaaagaaagcggaGAGGGGGGAGGATACCGATCGAATAGGTTCGTGAGGACGCGCCCAAATTGGGGGTTTTGAGGGAGTTAACTACCCctcgaaaaaataataataaataaaaataaaaaaagcacagagaggagaagaagaaaaagaggagttTTGGGAGCATGTGGCACGTTGCGGCGTGTGGCGAGCACTCCACCCTGTGGTCGGGGACTCGGGGTCGGACCCGACGACGTGTGCCGACCACGTGTGGCCCCCGGACCAGACTATGGCTCGGGCTCCGACTCACGAGGCCGGGTGACCCAACTCCCTCCCATCTCCGCACGATACTCCTTTTATGTGCAATTACCAAATCACCCTTCCCTGAATGCTCTGTGTTNCCAAATCACCCTTCCCTCAAtgctgtgtttttttttaatttttttttattttttttattattattattatttaaatacaaCCTACTTttatacatttaaaaattttaaaaatttgaaggttatatatatataaaatttattattattataagattaTGGCACTATCGGCTATCGCTATCAGAAAAACATGCGGTCCTCATACTTGTccacattatatttttttcttctttactaGTCCAGATCCACTCCCGGGAATGAGTTAATTTGTGAATTACTTTAAGGTTCGAGAAATAATTCCACTCGTTTGTAAAGAGAACTACCAAAAAGATGtcttaaaagagagagagagagaaattaaacTAGTGAGATGTTCTTGATTTATTTACTCAATTTATGGGGTAAAACGTTTTacaaattaacaaacaaataaacaaattataaattacaacAATAACAACATTGCCATCCGATAAATCAGTACTAAAATTCCTTACCATACTTCCATATTCAaccaatattaaattttataagcaATGTTCGTATCCAACTCTATGTATAGAGTCCTTGTTTGATCTTCTTAGCATGGAGGCATATCCGGAGGAGGTGGCAACAAACGTTCCTGGGGGCCTTTCCCATTTTTCACTATAAACACTGTGTCCATTCCCCAGGTGAGGTGACGCTCCAAGTGACAGTGCATGAACCAAACACCTAAaacagagaaaaagaagaaaaaaaatggtgaaTTTAGAAAACGTTCAACACAGGTAATTCAAAAAAAGCCTTGTGCGTATCTCAAACTTCTATAATATGTAGATAACCGTGTGTAATTTTAAGGTGGGCACTCAACTTGCCTTATGATATCTTCTGTAAAAATCTTGCTATAAAATTATGTCACATTATGTTatgaatgaaaattaaaaacttgataagtTCAAATAAATACCATTAAGCTATTGAGCAATGCTCTCTATACATCCGAAAGATGGATGCTAAATATGTTGCCTTGTAGCATGTTCTATTTCATTCAAATTAAATGAGATGTGAATTataatttatcctaataagttaagACTAAagacaaattatatattttttattagttaaaaaaacGTATCTCTTAATGAATGTCttaatagatatttttatacttatttttatGTGAAAATCAACATATTTTGAGTAATCTCCTGATAATCTATCTATACATATGAATCCTTTTTTCTTGCTCTAAGTTCTCTTCGGGATTTCGTTTTAAAAGGTGGGCTATTATGGAGACTCTAGTAGCCTTCCATGACGACGATCAAGCGTAAAGATCCCGACATAACATTCAATCGAAGATTTAGAAAGTCATCGTAAATTTAGGAGGCTGTAAGACGAATGCAACGATTCGACAAGTTCTTTCGTCTGAAACTAATACAAGTATGATATCTCATACCAATGATCGTTGATTTTTCCCAACAAAATAAATGGGTGTAAAATTTACTGTTCATTTTTAAAtgtattagtatttttttttttttataaaggtATTTCATTGTAAAGTTCAAGAGCACGGAATGAAGGACCAGAAAATCaaatcagaaaaagaaagaCGTGGAAACAAACTCACCGGGGTTATCCGCCCTGAAGCGGATTGCAGCCCAGCCGTTGCGTGGCACGCCGACGGTGTTCTCGTACGCCGGGTCCACCAAATTGTACCCCAGGGGGTCCCTCTTCTCGTCGTAGTTCCCGAACCCCCTCCCCACCACGTAGAAGGTGAACCCGTGCAGGTGCATGGGGTGGTTCTCCCCGGCCAATAAATTCGTCCCCTGGAACACCACCTCCACGCTCGTGTTGTACTCCAACACCTTCACCTCCGTGTTCCTCTTCGTGAACGTCATGTTCTGCGGAATCATGTCGGCGGTGAAGTTGAAGTAGGACGGCGGGCGGTCGGGGAAGTTGGTCCCGTAGTCTCCGGAGATGCTGTAGTAGTACGCCTCAAGGATGTCGATCCGGGGGTTTCGAAAGCTGTCGTTGTTCAGGCTTGACGCCATGCGGTTATTGCCGGGCCCCGTGCACGTGGCGCCGGGGCACGTCAGCAGGTTGACCGAGACTGTGATGATGATCCGCCGGTCAATCGTCTGCGGCACGTCGACCGGGTGCTCCCGGCTAGCCAGCGAGCGCAGCCCTGCGGTGAATACGGTCgctgcgttggtgtcgttgtacCCAGGGAGGTACGGGAGCTGCGGCGGCGCAGCAGGTGTGGAGGGGCTAGATCCGGTGGTGTATTCTAAGATGGCGGTCGTGGTCGTGTTGTCAAAGGAGACATTCTGTGCGCTGGAGTAGGAGCGTGCCGCCATGTAGAAGCGGCGGGGGGCCAAGGGGTCGGCGCCGGCCGGGTTGTTGGCTTCGAGGAGGAGGTTGAAGGTTTGGCCCGGGGTGATCATGATGAAGTCAGTGGTGAAGGGCTTGGTGTAGCTCGCGTCGGTGCAGACCACAGTGAGCTTGTGGCCGGCCACCGCGAAGTAGAGCTCGTTGTTGATTGCGGCGTTGACCACGCGGAGGAGGTAGGTTTTGCCATACTCCA includes the following:
- the LOC109711253 gene encoding transcription factor bHLH47-like gives rise to the protein MVTKSPSSVANDADITAEKGSTVKKRSMRVPTKEHKAKREKMKRSHMNELFLELGHAIEPSQQNNGKACILNTTTRLLRDLTVQLEALKKENAVLLAESRYVTVETDELRDENSMLEVEIERLQDELREKTHSSDSDQPTSRSTQMQDQPIGPLYVIPIQQEPHPFTDAENTSAPPNPPSIVSRPHPRYPSPSDSWPLELLSKHQTAAHEGSNASKP
- the LOC109711973 gene encoding putative laccase-9 codes for the protein MGVLKVSMTQVLGFVLLFGALARPTWTKVHHHTFVIEETNYTRLCYTKSILTVNGQFPGPTINARNGDMVIVKVYNRAGYNITLHWHGIRETRNPWSDGTEYITQCPIQPGGNFTQRIDLTNEEGTLWWHAHSDWDRATLYGAIVVRPTRGTAFPFSKPQKEIPILLGEWWIANVSQILADLIRTGGDPNISDAYTINGQPGDFYPCSRKDTFKVLVEYGKTYLLRVVNAAINNELYFAVAGHKLTVVCTDASYTKPFTTDFIMITPGQTFNLLLEANNPAGADPLAPRRFYMAARSYSSAQNVSFDNTTTTAILEYTTGSSPSTPAAPPQLPYLPGYNDTNAATVFTAGLRSLASREHPVDVPQTIDRRIIITVSVNLLTCPGATCTGPGNNRMASSLNNDSFRNPRIDILEAYYYSISGDYGTNFPDRPPSYFNFTADMIPQNMTFTKRNTEVKVLEYNTSVEVVFQGTNLLAGENHPMHLHGFTFYVVGRGFGNYDEKRDPLGYNLVDPAYENTVGVPRNGWAAIRFRADNPGVWFMHCHLERHLTWGMDTVFIVKNGKGPQERLLPPPPDMPPC
- the LOC109711367 gene encoding HVA22-like protein a, whose protein sequence is MGSGSGSFLKVLVQNFDVLAGPLVTLAYPLYASIKAIETKSSVDDQQWLTYWVLYSFITLFELTFAPVIEWLPFWSYMKLFFNCWLVLPHFNGAAYVYQHYVRPLLVNQQTVNIWYVPSKKDIFSKPEDILSAAKKYIEENGPEAIEKLISKTGVRLNSKGRRRSILEEVEAEQKAKAEKESETSNGNYSIFDEGYRY